One genomic window of Candidatus Trichorickettsia mobilis includes the following:
- a CDS encoding 2-oxoglutarate dehydrogenase E1 component: MTKDFAQTSLLFSGNAVFIEELYRIYLTNPTAVDSNWHSFFQSFQESNLQSSVKTTAKVILPEEKKQDCQSAKKVAEAKSDNHFKIAAMVYAYRGRGHYLAKLDPLGMEKARTKAELSLNIEYFGFTAEELGDNLKIDKNVIDFPDCTLKEFVDALDKIYCSTIAIEVARIQNLSELQWLFTTIENSQLKSTLTAQDKRSILNELIEVEGFEHYLHTKFPGAKRFSIEGGDSSVVALNQMINIAASCGVREVVIGMAHRGRLSTLTKVMHKPYRAVFSEFMGNSAFTTELDVSGDVKYHMGYSSDTDINGHKIHLSLTPNPSHLEAVNPVVAGKVRAKQDLTNDFERKKVLGVLIHGDAAFCGQGIVAECLVMSSLRPYTIGGIIHFVINNQVGFTANADDTRAGRYSTEIAKLIDAPILHVNGDDIEAVLRATYIATHYQRTFGKDVVIEIICYRKYGHNEGDEPMYTQSAMYNIIKNKQSPASCYAQLLIDQGVIDLSYADKLRAEFKTKLDLEYSLVKDYRPENKWVQGLWAGYVRTDAAPVVTGVAIKQLQELGLKLCNTPTDFALNPKLEKLFEARVVHLNNGTNIDWATAEQLAFASLLVDGIPIRLTGQDSGRGTFSHRHSVLHSQVDDTKYIPLNNLTATQGKYFVADSNLSEYGVLGFEYGYSLVNPKHLVLWEAQFGDFCNGAQIIFDQFIASSETKWLQFSGLVVLLPHGFEGQGPEHSSARLERFLTLAAEENMIIAYPTTPASFFHLLRRQIVRNIRKPLIVMTPKSLLRHKLAVSKLVDMDTGTKFLPVLDEVDETIQNGQIKRLIFCSGKVYYDLLEKRSAKNIRDIAIIRLEQLYPFAEEDVVTILSRHTNVSEFIWCQEEPQNMGAWNYVQEYLNNSLRKAKIAQQFKYIGRKPAASPAVGYLSVHNQEQEELLSILGEN; this comes from the coding sequence GTGACTAAAGATTTTGCGCAAACAAGTCTATTATTTTCTGGTAATGCAGTATTCATAGAAGAGCTGTATCGGATTTATTTGACTAACCCTACTGCAGTTGATAGTAATTGGCATAGTTTTTTTCAGAGTTTTCAAGAATCAAATCTACAATCATCAGTTAAGACTACCGCAAAAGTTATTTTACCAGAAGAAAAAAAGCAAGATTGTCAAAGCGCCAAGAAGGTAGCTGAAGCAAAAAGTGATAATCATTTCAAGATAGCTGCTATGGTTTATGCGTATCGTGGTCGAGGGCACTATCTTGCTAAACTTGATCCGCTAGGGATGGAAAAGGCTCGTACTAAAGCTGAGCTGAGCTTAAACATTGAATATTTTGGTTTCACCGCTGAAGAGTTAGGAGATAATCTTAAGATCGATAAAAATGTTATTGATTTCCCTGATTGTACTTTAAAAGAATTTGTTGATGCGCTAGATAAAATTTATTGTAGTACTATTGCTATTGAGGTAGCACGCATACAGAATCTATCAGAATTACAGTGGTTATTTACAACTATAGAAAACAGTCAGTTAAAGTCTACTCTAACTGCGCAAGATAAACGATCAATTTTAAATGAGTTGATAGAAGTAGAAGGTTTTGAACATTATTTACATACTAAATTTCCAGGAGCTAAAAGATTTTCCATTGAAGGCGGCGACAGCTCAGTAGTGGCCTTGAATCAGATGATAAATATTGCGGCAAGTTGCGGGGTGAGAGAAGTGGTAATTGGCATGGCTCATCGTGGTAGGCTAAGTACTTTAACCAAAGTGATGCATAAGCCTTACCGAGCTGTGTTTTCAGAATTTATGGGCAATAGCGCTTTTACCACGGAGCTGGATGTTTCAGGGGATGTTAAATACCATATGGGTTATTCGTCTGATACAGATATTAATGGCCATAAGATACATTTATCTTTAACTCCCAACCCTTCTCATTTAGAAGCAGTGAATCCGGTAGTAGCAGGCAAAGTTAGAGCAAAGCAGGATTTAACAAATGATTTTGAACGCAAGAAAGTATTAGGAGTTTTGATTCATGGTGATGCTGCCTTTTGTGGACAAGGAATAGTTGCAGAATGTTTGGTGATGTCAAGCTTGCGTCCTTATACAATTGGTGGAATTATCCATTTTGTTATTAATAATCAGGTAGGGTTTACGGCAAATGCTGATGATACACGCGCTGGTCGATATTCTACTGAAATAGCAAAATTAATAGATGCACCAATATTGCATGTTAATGGTGATGATATTGAAGCTGTGTTACGTGCGACTTATATTGCTACACATTATCAACGAACTTTTGGCAAAGATGTGGTGATTGAGATAATATGTTACCGCAAATATGGGCATAATGAAGGCGATGAGCCAATGTATACTCAAAGTGCCATGTATAATATTATAAAAAACAAACAATCGCCGGCAAGTTGTTACGCGCAACTTTTAATAGATCAAGGAGTTATTGATCTAAGTTATGCAGATAAGTTACGAGCTGAATTTAAAACCAAACTTGATCTTGAATATTCATTGGTAAAGGACTATCGCCCAGAAAATAAGTGGGTACAAGGGTTATGGGCTGGCTATGTTAGAACTGATGCTGCTCCAGTAGTTACAGGAGTAGCGATTAAGCAGTTACAGGAGTTGGGTTTAAAATTATGTAATACACCAACTGATTTTGCCTTAAATCCAAAATTAGAGAAATTGTTTGAAGCGCGTGTTGTTCATTTAAATAATGGTACTAATATAGATTGGGCGACTGCAGAACAACTTGCTTTTGCCAGCTTGCTAGTTGATGGTATCCCGATACGCCTAACTGGTCAGGATAGTGGACGAGGAACGTTTTCTCATCGTCATTCAGTATTACATAGCCAGGTTGATGACACTAAATATATACCATTAAACAATTTGACTGCAACTCAGGGCAAATATTTTGTCGCTGATAGTAATTTGTCAGAATATGGAGTGCTAGGTTTTGAATATGGTTATTCTTTAGTCAATCCAAAGCATTTAGTATTATGGGAAGCTCAATTTGGCGATTTTTGTAATGGCGCTCAAATTATTTTTGATCAGTTCATTGCTAGTAGTGAAACTAAATGGTTGCAGTTTAGTGGTTTAGTGGTGTTGCTGCCGCATGGTTTTGAAGGTCAAGGACCAGAACATAGCTCAGCTAGGCTAGAAAGATTTTTAACGCTTGCAGCTGAAGAAAATATGATCATAGCATACCCTACTACCCCAGCTTCGTTTTTCCATTTGTTGCGTCGGCAAATAGTAAGGAATATCCGTAAACCATTGATAGTGATGACGCCAAAATCTTTATTAAGACACAAGTTGGCGGTATCAAAGCTTGTAGATATGGATACTGGCACCAAGTTTTTACCGGTTCTAGACGAGGTTGATGAGACTATACAGAATGGTCAAATTAAGCGGCTGATATTTTGTAGTGGTAAAGTATATTATGATTTACTGGAAAAGCGTAGCGCAAAAAATATTAGAGATATAGCAATTATTAGATTGGAGCAATTATATCCATTTGCGGAAGAAGATGTAGTGACGATTTTAAGCAGGCATACTAATGTGTCAGAATTTATATGGTGTCAGGAAGAGCCTCAAAATATGGGAGCCTGGAATTATGTTCAGGAATATTTGAACAATAGTTTGCGCAAAGCGAAAATCGCGCAGCAGTTTAAGTATATTGGACGCAAACCAGCTGCTTCACCTGCGGTCGGTTATTTATCAGTGCATAATCAGGAGCAGGAAGAATTATTAAGTATACTCGGTGAAAATTGA
- a CDS encoding transposase, whose product MTTRIDYCQYLLSSQTNYTITNFADHVEGLSDDRVRRYLANAKLSPRLIWEHGKEEIIFSANGKLLFDDSVLDKSYSNNIDEVRYQYSGNAKEVIKGIGIVTCVYVNPEENKFWIIDYRIFNPDKDGLTKIDHVKEMLRNAHYSKKVAFNTVLMDSWYATTSILLQIETIGKYYYCPIKSNRLVDDSNGNKAYCRVDSLDWSTDDISNGKIIKIHKFPKDHKVKLFRVTVSTNRTDYVVTNDMAQNSLDAVQQEYGFRWKIEEFHREVKQVTGIEKCQCRIGRIQRNHIACAIMVWNCLKKAANAASSTVYQLKSGLLRNYLIQELKSPVVRFA is encoded by the coding sequence ATGACTACAAGAATAGATTATTGTCAGTATTTATTATCGAGCCAGACAAATTATACTATTACAAATTTTGCTGATCATGTAGAAGGTTTAAGCGACGACAGGGTCAGAAGATATCTAGCGAATGCTAAATTATCACCAAGATTAATATGGGAACACGGTAAAGAAGAGATTATCTTCAGCGCTAACGGCAAGTTGCTATTTGACGATAGCGTATTAGATAAAAGTTACTCGAATAATATAGATGAAGTCAGGTATCAATATAGCGGCAATGCCAAGGAAGTAATAAAAGGCATAGGTATTGTGACCTGTGTTTATGTTAATCCTGAAGAGAATAAGTTTTGGATAATAGATTATAGGATATTCAATCCCGATAAAGACGGTTTAACTAAAATAGATCACGTTAAAGAAATGCTGCGTAATGCTCATTATAGCAAAAAGGTTGCATTTAACACAGTACTTATGGATAGTTGGTATGCGACAACCTCGATTCTACTTCAAATAGAAACTATCGGTAAATATTACTATTGTCCTATCAAAAGTAATCGTTTAGTAGACGATAGCAACGGTAATAAGGCTTACTGTAGAGTTGATTCTTTGGATTGGAGTACTGATGATATTAGCAACGGTAAGATTATCAAGATTCATAAATTTCCTAAAGATCATAAAGTGAAATTATTCAGAGTAACTGTTTCTACCAACAGAACTGACTATGTCGTCACAAACGACATGGCTCAAAATTCGCTTGATGCTGTACAACAAGAGTATGGCTTCAGGTGGAAGATTGAGGAATTTCATCGTGAAGTCAAGCAAGTCACCGGTATTGAAAAGTGCCAATGTAGAATAGGAAGAATACAGAGAAATCATATAGCTTGCGCTATCATGGTCTGGAATTGTTTGAAAAAAGCTGCAAATGCTGCTTCTAGCACCGTATATCAGCTAAAGAGCGGGTTATTAAGGAACTATTTAATCCAGGAATTAAAGAGCCCTGTCGTGCGATTTGCGTAA
- a CDS encoding radical SAM/SPASM domain-containing protein: MITTLTDEYLQYQQTVDQKRYSSSIDFPCHIHLETFAKCNAACNFCPYPTIERQGTRMSDELIEKIIHDMEDIPRLHKFQLSPFKVNEPFLDNRLLGLLEKFESRLPNAAITLTSNASPITKSILSQLSSLRNIINLWISFNDHRQEHYEATMQLPYKRTIERLDMIHNAKVAGSFLTIVVLSRVGDNSPADTEFRQWVKAKYPLFKSQVVVRSEWLGQVTTTPTSIPPNVGCNRWFEISITSTGIVAHCCMDGKVEYPIGDINKTHLLEIYNSPHYKQLRANTKSRLEVDPCNRCNFL, from the coding sequence ATGATTACCACGCTCACGGATGAATATTTACAATACCAGCAAACAGTTGATCAGAAACGGTATTCTTCCAGTATAGACTTCCCATGTCATATACATCTTGAAACATTTGCAAAATGTAATGCGGCTTGTAATTTCTGTCCTTATCCTACTATTGAGCGACAGGGTACTCGTATGAGCGATGAGTTAATCGAAAAGATCATTCATGATATGGAAGACATTCCTAGATTACACAAATTTCAACTTAGTCCATTCAAAGTTAACGAACCGTTTCTTGACAACCGTTTATTAGGATTATTAGAAAAGTTTGAGAGTAGACTTCCTAATGCAGCAATTACTCTTACATCTAATGCAAGCCCAATAACAAAAAGTATTTTGTCGCAGCTAAGTTCTCTTAGAAATATCATAAATTTATGGATTTCATTTAATGATCATCGTCAAGAGCATTATGAAGCAACAATGCAACTGCCATACAAGAGAACCATTGAACGATTGGATATGATACATAATGCAAAAGTCGCTGGATCTTTCTTAACAATAGTCGTACTATCGCGAGTTGGTGATAATTCACCAGCTGATACAGAATTTAGGCAGTGGGTTAAAGCAAAATATCCATTATTTAAATCACAAGTCGTTGTAAGGAGTGAGTGGCTGGGACAAGTTACAACGACTCCTACCTCAATCCCGCCAAATGTAGGCTGCAACCGCTGGTTTGAGATTTCAATCACATCAACTGGTATTGTTGCACATTGTTGTATGGACGGAAAAGTAGAATATCCAATAGGAGATATCAATAAAACTCATTTGCTTGAAATTTACAATTCTCCACATTACAAGCAATTACGGGCGAATACCAAGTCAAGATTAGAGGTTGATCCCTGTAATCGTTGTAATTTTTTATGA
- the odhB gene encoding 2-oxoglutarate dehydrogenase complex dihydrolipoyllysine-residue succinyltransferase: MSINIIVPSLGESVTEATIAKWHKQPGESIAVDELLLELETEKVTLEVSSPASGVLSKIVKNQGDVVAMGEIVGHITEGVAGTATTKNVTTQNVDNKIAEVNTQKINHVNTLPPSVQKIVTENNLDPANISGSGKGGRITKGDAIEALSAAPTPLVPSIPSVGANDRAVERIKMSRLRKTIAQRLKDSQNTAAILTTFNEIDMTNVITLRQKYREEFEKKHGIKLGFMSFFVKATVEALKAIPSVNAEIDGDDIVYKNYYDIGVAVGTEQGLVVPVVRNANNLSFAGVETEIVNLSKKAKAGKLSMADLSGGTFTISNGGVYGSLLSTPIINPPQSGILGLHKTQERPVAIGGKVEIRQMMYIALSYDHRIIDGKEAVTFLIKVKEAIENPERLLLNL; the protein is encoded by the coding sequence ATGAGTATTAATATTATTGTACCAAGCCTAGGAGAGTCTGTAACAGAAGCAACGATTGCTAAATGGCATAAACAGCCAGGAGAGTCAATTGCTGTTGATGAGTTATTGCTAGAACTTGAAACAGAAAAAGTAACATTGGAAGTTAGTAGTCCGGCATCTGGAGTATTATCTAAAATTGTCAAAAACCAGGGTGATGTGGTAGCGATGGGAGAAATTGTTGGACATATTACAGAAGGTGTAGCGGGAACAGCTACCACTAAAAATGTAACAACTCAGAATGTCGATAATAAAATAGCTGAAGTTAATACGCAAAAAATAAATCATGTAAATACCTTACCTCCATCTGTACAAAAAATAGTTACAGAAAATAACCTTGATCCAGCAAATATAAGTGGATCTGGTAAAGGCGGAAGAATTACCAAAGGAGATGCCATTGAAGCCCTATCTGCTGCGCCTACACCTCTAGTTCCATCTATACCATCAGTAGGCGCTAATGATAGAGCTGTTGAACGAATTAAAATGTCAAGGTTACGTAAAACTATAGCACAACGTTTAAAAGACTCACAAAATACCGCTGCAATTCTAACTACCTTCAATGAAATTGACATGACCAATGTCATCACGCTTCGACAAAAATACCGAGAAGAGTTTGAAAAAAAACATGGGATAAAGCTAGGCTTTATGTCTTTCTTTGTTAAGGCTACTGTTGAGGCGCTAAAAGCTATTCCTTCGGTAAATGCAGAAATTGATGGGGATGATATAGTTTATAAGAATTATTATGATATAGGAGTAGCTGTCGGTACAGAACAGGGATTAGTGGTTCCGGTAGTACGTAACGCTAATAATTTAAGCTTTGCTGGAGTAGAAACCGAAATAGTGAATTTAAGTAAAAAAGCCAAAGCTGGTAAATTATCAATGGCTGATTTATCTGGAGGTACTTTTACTATATCTAATGGTGGAGTGTATGGTTCATTATTATCTACACCTATTATTAATCCACCGCAATCAGGTATTTTAGGGTTGCATAAAACCCAGGAAAGGCCTGTAGCAATAGGTGGTAAAGTAGAAATAAGACAAATGATGTATATTGCGCTATCATATGATCATAGAATAATTGATGGTAAAGAGGCAGTAACTTTTTTAATTAAAGTGAAGGAAGCGATAGAGAATCCGGAGCGGTTACTACTAAATTTATAA
- a CDS encoding IS630 transposase-related protein gives MTTSPYSTDLRKKVILYLNNNHSQLEASKLFNIHKNTINRWYIRYKKEGHVEPRVRRGFQSKVDKSNLERYVLANPEIKLSEIGVRYGITASQAGRILRQLGFSYKKKPLPMWKLMKRNEINA, from the coding sequence ATGACAACAAGTCCATATAGTACAGATTTAAGAAAAAAAGTAATATTGTACCTCAATAATAATCACAGCCAATTAGAGGCATCGAAATTATTTAATATCCACAAGAACACAATTAATCGTTGGTACATTCGCTATAAGAAAGAAGGGCATGTAGAACCAAGAGTTAGGCGTGGTTTTCAAAGTAAAGTTGATAAGTCAAATTTAGAAAGATATGTTCTAGCAAATCCAGAAATTAAATTATCTGAAATAGGCGTTAGATACGGAATCACAGCTTCTCAAGCTGGAAGAATTTTACGTCAATTAGGATTTAGCTATAAAAAAAAGCCTTTACCTATGTGGAAGCTAATGAAGAGAAACGAAATAAATGCATAA
- a CDS encoding transposase family protein: protein MDTQGNIIFDVESTKTETVCHKCGQLTNKRYGFDETITVRYLSILGTPVYLRIHVARYECQHCDDHLTTSEQYDWCERKSKTIKGLDKYINRQLIHSTIQDVGKKEQISSKNRRVRS from the coding sequence ATTGATACGCAAGGGAATATCATCTTTGACGTAGAAAGCACGAAGACAGAAACAGTCTGCCATAAGTGCGGACAATTAACAAATAAACGGTATGGTTTTGATGAAACAATAACAGTTCGTTATCTGTCTATTCTAGGCACACCGGTATACTTGCGTATACACGTTGCTCGTTATGAATGCCAACATTGTGATGATCATCTGACTACATCGGAACAGTATGATTGGTGTGAAAGAAAATCTAAAACAATCAAAGGTCTTGATAAATATATAAACCGCCAACTAATTCATAGTACTATCCAGGATGTCGGTAAAAAAGAACAGATTAGCTCTAAAAATCGTAGAGTCCGCTCTTAA